The following coding sequences lie in one Pontibacter sp. G13 genomic window:
- a CDS encoding biopolymer transporter ExbD, with product MAKKPKRGAPAIDMTAMVDVAFLLLTFFILTTTSFREEAKVEVDMPSSISKTEIPATKLCTISISNEGKVFVGYSDIATREAVLKRFAAEKFEEGSGDGFTEEGARYFSTLQDFGVPHEKFKAWLNGETEFSLGDFPHDGISPEVTDSTAMTGNDLKDWIRWGRMADQRMRFAIKGDMEADYPVVENVISSLQDWDVNQFSLITTMEDGGLVEAE from the coding sequence ATGGCAAAAAAACCGAAAAGAGGAGCGCCAGCAATCGATATGACTGCGATGGTGGACGTGGCCTTCCTGCTGTTGACCTTCTTTATCCTGACGACGACAAGTTTTCGTGAGGAAGCGAAGGTTGAGGTAGACATGCCATCCTCCATTTCTAAAACGGAAATCCCAGCTACTAAACTGTGTACCATTTCGATTTCCAATGAAGGAAAGGTATTCGTTGGGTATTCAGACATTGCCACTCGTGAAGCAGTTCTGAAAAGATTTGCTGCCGAGAAATTCGAGGAAGGAAGCGGAGATGGGTTCACTGAAGAAGGCGCTCGCTACTTCAGTACCCTTCAAGACTTTGGCGTGCCTCACGAAAAGTTCAAGGCATGGCTTAATGGAGAAACAGAATTCTCGTTGGGTGATTTCCCACACGACGGAATCTCTCCCGAAGTAACGGACTCCACCGCTATGACAGGTAACGACCTGAAAGACTGGATCCGTTGGGGACGGATGGCTGACCAGCGCATGCGCTTTGCCATCAAAGGAGACATGGAAGCTGACTACCCAGTAGTCGAAAATGTGATCTCTTCTCTCCAGGACTGGGATGTAAACCAGTTCAGCCTCATCACCACCATGGAAGATGGTGGGTTGGTCGAAGCAGAATAA
- a CDS encoding biopolymer transporter ExbD, translating to MADVDTGGGGGGHKKGSGPKTKKKSTRIDMTAMVDVAFLLLTFFVLTATMSDNAVMELTMPPKTDDQQEEEDKYKKILEDKIMTVVLDENNTVKYFVGITDPEVQTVSFDNDGVRKALLSHISTGKRNGIPLCKDVNNVGIEDGRCWDPIFVIKAKKEAKYRNLVDVLDELAITQANKYAIDKYTDADSVVIAASEERAAAEGGE from the coding sequence ATGGCTGATGTAGATACTGGGGGAGGCGGCGGCGGTCATAAGAAAGGCAGCGGCCCCAAGACCAAAAAGAAATCCACGAGGATTGACATGACAGCGATGGTAGACGTTGCCTTCCTGCTCCTGACTTTCTTCGTATTGACTGCAACGATGTCTGACAACGCTGTCATGGAATTGACCATGCCTCCGAAGACAGATGATCAGCAAGAGGAAGAGGACAAGTACAAGAAGATCTTGGAAGACAAGATCATGACGGTCGTCCTCGATGAAAATAATACAGTCAAGTACTTCGTCGGGATCACCGATCCTGAGGTACAGACGGTATCTTTTGACAACGACGGCGTGCGGAAAGCATTGCTGAGCCACATCTCTACTGGCAAGCGCAACGGTATCCCGCTCTGCAAGGATGTCAACAATGTCGGCATTGAAGATGGCCGATGCTGGGACCCCATCTTTGTGATCAAGGCCAAGAAAGAAGCTAAGTATCGCAACTTGGTAGATGTCTTGGACGAGCTTGCAATCACTCAGGCTAACAAATACGCGATTGACAAATACACCGACGCGGATAGTGTTGTCATCGCAGCCAGTGAAGAGCGGGCCGCAGCTGAGGGTGGAGAATAA
- a CDS encoding energy transducer TonB, with translation MAQVIKADLDEMVFEDRERRYGAYFLRKKYPRHLLIGTIIISFIAVVATFGPLIAKNLMGEEEVEKQKVVAVTIKMEDLPPPPPMDEEAPPPPPPPKAPPPQVKTVAFQIPEPTPEEELDPEEDQTIATVEELEEAPAIGFEDKEGADEGFFDGEIDAEGDIPEVIVEQEPAMDAFVFAEEEPTPVNMDEIKQLVGYPQIARDAGIQGSVVVRVLVDKKGKYKRHKIINQVHPILAKAVEKHIDKLSFTPAIQGGKPIQFWVNIPFNFKLLN, from the coding sequence ATGGCTCAAGTAATCAAAGCGGATCTCGACGAAATGGTGTTTGAGGACCGTGAGCGCCGTTACGGAGCCTACTTCTTGCGCAAAAAATACCCTCGCCATCTCCTGATTGGCACCATCATCATCTCGTTTATTGCTGTAGTAGCGACATTCGGGCCGTTGATCGCCAAAAACCTCATGGGAGAAGAAGAGGTGGAAAAGCAAAAAGTAGTTGCTGTAACGATCAAAATGGAGGACCTTCCTCCGCCCCCGCCAATGGATGAGGAAGCCCCACCACCGCCTCCTCCGCCAAAAGCCCCACCACCGCAGGTCAAAACGGTGGCCTTCCAGATCCCTGAACCGACTCCTGAAGAGGAACTCGACCCAGAAGAGGATCAAACTATCGCTACTGTCGAGGAACTTGAAGAAGCTCCCGCGATCGGTTTCGAAGACAAGGAAGGTGCTGACGAAGGATTCTTTGATGGCGAAATCGACGCCGAAGGAGATATTCCTGAAGTCATCGTGGAACAAGAGCCGGCAATGGACGCCTTCGTCTTCGCGGAAGAAGAGCCTACTCCGGTCAACATGGACGAGATCAAGCAGCTCGTAGGATATCCTCAGATCGCTCGCGATGCCGGTATCCAAGGTTCTGTTGTCGTTCGTGTACTCGTAGACAAGAAAGGGAAATACAAAAGGCACAAGATTATCAATCAGGTGCACCCGATTCTTGCCAAAGCTGTTGAGAAGCACATTGACAAGTTGTCGTTTACCCCAGCCATCCAAGGTGGAAAGCCAATTCAATTCTGGGTAAACATTCCATTCAACTTCAAACTTCTGAACTAG
- a CDS encoding THUMP domain-containing protein, whose amino-acid sequence MAEQDFRMIAKTMQGLEQVLATELRGVEARNVTTSRRAVYFDGDMRTLYRANLECRTALRVLKHLFTFEATSPEDLYRAFMRYDWGPYLRLRDTFAIDSVVFSEHFSHNHFVSLKAKDAIVDQFRKRYNRRPSIDTDKPTIRIHIFIQDKKVEVSLDSSGGSLHRRGYRIGQNKAPISEVLAAGMLKLAGYEGKGIYVDPMCGSGTILIEAAMIALNRPINVNRYGGFAFERWRNFNAEIWKMIRTQAFRQMNEVDPPLIGGDISQRTLGIAEKNVEYAKLGREVELHHSPFQELEVPEGPGLVVINPPYGERMGTEEEIAQLYAEMGKTLKERYKGYDAWIITSNPHLLKRMDLWYEQSIPLRNGSLDCQFVHYKIS is encoded by the coding sequence ATGGCAGAACAAGATTTTCGCATGATCGCGAAGACGATGCAGGGTCTCGAACAGGTCTTGGCAACAGAGCTTAGAGGGGTTGAAGCCAGAAACGTAACCACCTCTCGCAGAGCGGTTTACTTTGATGGAGATATGCGTACACTGTACCGGGCCAATCTCGAATGCCGGACTGCACTTCGTGTCCTCAAACACTTGTTCACGTTTGAAGCGACCTCTCCAGAAGACCTTTATCGGGCTTTCATGAGATATGACTGGGGGCCCTATCTCAGGCTTCGAGATACCTTTGCCATTGATAGTGTGGTTTTTTCAGAACATTTTTCCCACAATCACTTTGTTTCCCTCAAAGCCAAGGACGCAATCGTTGATCAATTCCGAAAAAGATACAATCGGCGCCCTTCTATCGACACCGACAAGCCCACCATCCGCATCCATATTTTCATTCAAGACAAAAAAGTTGAGGTCTCTCTGGATAGCTCCGGTGGCTCTCTTCACCGCCGTGGATACCGAATTGGACAGAACAAAGCGCCTATCTCAGAGGTCCTTGCTGCTGGGATGCTGAAGCTCGCTGGATACGAAGGAAAAGGGATCTATGTCGATCCCATGTGTGGATCGGGAACCATCTTGATCGAGGCTGCCATGATTGCGTTGAATCGACCTATCAATGTGAACCGATATGGCGGTTTTGCATTCGAACGCTGGAGAAATTTCAATGCAGAAATCTGGAAAATGATCCGAACACAGGCCTTTCGCCAAATGAATGAGGTGGACCCGCCTTTGATTGGAGGAGATATTTCCCAGCGCACGCTTGGGATTGCCGAGAAAAACGTGGAATACGCCAAACTCGGACGAGAAGTCGAACTCCATCATTCTCCCTTCCAAGAATTGGAGGTTCCCGAAGGCCCAGGACTTGTAGTCATCAACCCCCCTTATGGTGAACGGATGGGTACCGAGGAAGAAATTGCCCAGTTGTATGCAGAGATGGGAAAAACCCTCAAGGAACGCTACAAGGGCTATGATGCGTGGATCATCACCTCGAATCCTCACTTGCTCAAACGGATGGATCTTTGGTACGAACAATCCATCCCACTCCGAAACGGATCACTGGACTGCCAGTTCGTTCACTACAAAATTTCCTGA
- a CDS encoding MotA/TolQ/ExbB proton channel family protein gives MAGTNKPTTSTFSQEANIKPASPFKAIFPLVAIVVVAIVAHVAFYQGFGAPENFEDGIAAKAAYDAWVDAGSDPASEAPHWTAGHPTNTFGLIYKGGFVIPISMTLGLTLFVFVIERGVTIARASGKGNTDVFVKTIRMKLAQGKIEEAAALCDKQKGSVGNVIKAGLRKYKEMEATSDLEKDAKKTAIQAELEEATMLELPMLERNLPIIATIASLGTLVGLIGTVLGMIRAFSALGEGGAPNAAELSVGISEALINTAMGITISALSILFYNFFTTKIDGMTYAMDEAGYSVVQTFDVNN, from the coding sequence ATGGCTGGAACTAACAAACCAACGACTTCCACCTTTTCACAGGAGGCGAATATCAAGCCTGCTAGCCCTTTTAAGGCAATCTTCCCTTTGGTTGCCATTGTTGTAGTAGCAATCGTAGCTCACGTTGCCTTCTACCAAGGTTTCGGTGCACCTGAAAACTTCGAAGACGGGATCGCTGCAAAAGCTGCTTACGACGCATGGGTTGATGCTGGATCTGATCCTGCTTCAGAAGCACCACACTGGACTGCTGGTCACCCAACCAACACGTTCGGTTTGATCTACAAAGGTGGATTCGTAATTCCAATCTCCATGACTTTGGGATTGACGCTGTTTGTTTTCGTTATCGAACGTGGGGTTACTATTGCTCGTGCTTCCGGAAAAGGCAACACTGACGTGTTTGTAAAAACAATCCGTATGAAGCTCGCTCAAGGCAAAATCGAAGAAGCTGCTGCATTGTGCGACAAGCAAAAGGGTTCTGTAGGTAACGTAATCAAAGCAGGTCTCCGCAAGTACAAGGAGATGGAAGCTACTTCCGACTTGGAAAAAGACGCTAAGAAAACTGCGATCCAAGCTGAATTGGAAGAAGCTACTATGCTCGAACTTCCTATGTTGGAGCGCAACTTGCCTATCATCGCGACCATCGCCTCTTTGGGTACTTTGGTTGGTTTGATTGGTACGGTATTGGGTATGATCCGCGCATTCTCCGCTTTGGGTGAAGGTGGTGCTCCTAACGCAGCTGAACTTTCCGTCGGTATCTCCGAGGCATTGATCAACACTGCAATGGGTATTACCATCTCCGCATTGTCCATCTTGTTCTACAACTTCTTCACTACGAAGATTGATGGTATGACTTACGCGATGGATGAGGCTGGATACAGCGTTGTTCAAACTTTTGACGTGAATAACTAA